A genomic window from Priestia filamentosa includes:
- a CDS encoding MDR family MFS transporter — MVSKDSQLKLVVTGLLLAILMSAMDNTIVATAMGTIVSDLGGLDKFVWVTSAYMVTVMAGMPIFGKLSDMYGRKRFFIFGLLVFLLGSILCGTATSIEQLSVYRAVQGVGGGALMPIAFTIVFDIFPPEKRGKMTGLLGAVFGVSSVCGPLLGAYITEYISWQWIFYVNVPLGIVSLLLIIKAYKESTERKEQRVDWVGAATLVIAVVSLMFALELGGKEYSWQSPQILGLFGSFILFFIIFIFTERKVSDPIISFWMFKNRLFATAQILAFLYGGTFIILTVFIPIFVQAVYGGSATNAGLVLTPMMLGSVAGSAIGGVFQTKTTFRNLMFLSIVSFAAGMVLLSTMTPETARWMLTIFMVLTGFGVGFSFSILPTASIEKLDVRYRGSANSTNSFARSLGMTIGVTVFGTIQSSHFASELKESFGSVESSGAMANVGNPSALFEGSARAMIPEPVLSKIVHAMSTSITDAFTFALIPIGLAFITVIMMGKARIAVRKPEMKENILNK; from the coding sequence GTGGTTTCAAAAGACTCACAATTAAAGCTTGTTGTAACAGGGCTATTATTAGCTATTTTAATGTCTGCAATGGACAACACTATTGTTGCAACAGCAATGGGGACTATTGTTTCTGATCTTGGTGGATTAGATAAATTTGTGTGGGTGACCTCTGCATATATGGTGACTGTAATGGCTGGGATGCCTATTTTTGGTAAGTTATCTGATATGTACGGTCGCAAACGGTTTTTTATTTTTGGTCTTTTAGTATTTTTATTAGGTTCAATTTTGTGTGGTACAGCAACAAGCATTGAGCAGCTTAGCGTTTATCGCGCAGTACAAGGCGTGGGAGGCGGAGCGCTTATGCCGATTGCTTTCACAATCGTATTTGATATTTTTCCTCCTGAGAAACGTGGCAAGATGACAGGTCTTCTTGGAGCGGTATTTGGAGTTTCAAGTGTGTGTGGTCCTTTACTGGGTGCTTATATTACAGAGTATATTAGCTGGCAATGGATTTTTTATGTAAATGTACCACTTGGTATTGTGTCTCTTCTTTTAATTATTAAAGCTTATAAAGAATCAACAGAGCGGAAAGAACAAAGGGTGGATTGGGTAGGAGCTGCAACACTTGTTATTGCAGTTGTCAGCTTGATGTTTGCTCTTGAGCTTGGTGGTAAAGAATATAGTTGGCAATCACCACAGATTCTAGGGTTGTTCGGATCTTTTATTTTATTTTTCATTATCTTTATTTTTACAGAACGAAAAGTGTCAGATCCAATCATTTCTTTTTGGATGTTTAAAAACCGTCTTTTTGCAACAGCTCAAATTTTGGCATTCCTTTACGGAGGCACATTTATTATCTTAACAGTATTTATTCCTATCTTTGTTCAAGCTGTTTATGGCGGTTCTGCAACAAATGCAGGGCTGGTATTAACACCCATGATGTTAGGATCTGTTGCAGGAAGCGCAATCGGTGGGGTTTTTCAAACGAAAACAACGTTTCGAAATCTTATGTTTCTTTCAATTGTCTCCTTTGCAGCTGGCATGGTGTTGTTAAGTACAATGACTCCTGAAACAGCAAGATGGATGTTAACTATCTTTATGGTATTAACAGGTTTTGGTGTTGGTTTCTCATTTTCAATTTTACCAACAGCATCAATTGAAAAGCTGGATGTGCGCTACAGAGGATCCGCAAACTCTACAAATTCTTTTGCTCGTTCTCTTGGAATGACAATTGGTGTAACTGTATTTGGAACAATTCAAAGTAGTCACTTTGCAAGCGAATTAAAAGAAAGCTTTGGAAGTGTAGAAAGCAGTGGAGCAATGGCAAATGTTGGAAACCCAAGCGCTCTTTTTGAGGGAAGCGCTCGTGCAATGATTCCAGAGCCGGTTCTATCAAAAATTGTGCATGCTATGTCAACCTCTATTACAGATGCTTTTACATTTGCTCTTATTCCAATTGGTCTTGCTTTTATTACAGTAATTATGATGGGAAAAGCCCGCATAGCTGTAAGAAAGCCTGAAATGAAAGAAAATATACTAAACAAGTAG
- a CDS encoding DUF2521 family protein codes for MTVITTFKERRREKEMKYERKVMSGISLEKLYKEMMRYFQPLMFYSTKNNRSVEEGCLDIAVEAFLLGAKYSRFGYYGEQEEKVRVRSERDGKKLVSALFDYLSFWTEDHYELPTGDGLYMLCEAYVDDWWTEGFRFGKKRYGLKLS; via the coding sequence GTGACCGTAATTACAACATTCAAAGAACGAAGAAGAGAAAAAGAAATGAAGTATGAACGAAAAGTGATGAGCGGAATTTCACTTGAGAAACTATATAAGGAAATGATGCGCTATTTTCAGCCGCTCATGTTTTATTCAACAAAAAATAACCGTTCTGTTGAGGAAGGGTGCTTAGACATAGCAGTTGAAGCTTTCTTGCTTGGAGCAAAATATAGCAGGTTTGGTTATTATGGAGAACAGGAAGAGAAAGTACGTGTAAGATCTGAAAGAGATGGGAAAAAGCTTGTTTCTGCTCTTTTCGATTATCTTTCCTTTTGGACAGAAGATCATTACGAGCTGCCAACAGGTGATGGTTTGTATATGCTTTGTGAAGCCTACGTTGATGACTGGTGGACAGAAGGTTTTCGGTTTGGAAAGAAAAGATATGGCTTAAAATTGTCCTAA
- the cwlD gene encoding N-acetylmuramoyl-L-alanine amidase CwlD — translation MKKKLWLGTVIVVICCLFLGVQHYFTNKGSIGSWNLPLSGKIIVLDAGHGGADGGAVGKDVLEKEVTLSISLMIRDYLQEQGALVIMTREKDEDLADKDTKGYSRRKGEDLRKRLEIINHSSADMYLSIHLNAIPSPKWSGAQTFYNGSKEENKNLATWIQSEFKGNLNNTNREAKRIQNIYLVENADIPGALVEVGFLSNPTEHDLLKTEEYQKKVAASIYRGILQYLTAKAPPKE, via the coding sequence ATGAAAAAAAAGCTTTGGTTAGGGACTGTTATTGTCGTTATCTGTTGTCTTTTTCTAGGCGTTCAGCATTACTTTACAAATAAGGGCTCAATCGGTTCATGGAATCTCCCGTTAAGCGGTAAAATTATTGTCTTAGATGCAGGCCATGGAGGTGCTGACGGGGGGGCAGTTGGTAAAGATGTTTTGGAGAAAGAAGTAACGCTCTCCATTTCCTTGATGATTAGGGATTACCTTCAAGAACAAGGAGCACTTGTTATTATGACGCGTGAAAAAGATGAAGACTTAGCAGACAAAGATACAAAAGGGTATAGCAGACGCAAAGGAGAAGATTTAAGAAAGCGTCTAGAAATTATCAATCATTCCAGTGCTGATATGTATTTAAGTATTCATCTTAATGCAATTCCCTCTCCAAAATGGAGTGGAGCTCAAACGTTTTACAATGGATCAAAAGAAGAAAACAAGAACTTAGCTACATGGATTCAATCGGAATTCAAAGGAAACTTGAATAATACGAATCGAGAAGCAAAAAGAATTCAAAATATTTATCTTGTTGAAAATGCTGATATTCCAGGAGCGCTTGTTGAAGTTGGCTTTCTTTCGAATCCAACAGAGCATGATCTTTTAAAAACAGAAGAATATCAGAAGAAAGTGGCTGCTTCAATCTATAGAGGAATTTTACAGTACTTAACAGCAAAAGCACCTCCGAAAGAGTGA